The following nucleotide sequence is from Vibrio sp. VB16.
CTCGGAAGAAAGGTACCTTGATTGCCATTTGCTTGGTGCGATAAGCCGGCACTGCGAAGTAAACCAATGCAGGCAGGGGTAACGCGATAAACCATAACGGTTGAACAAATTCAAAGCTCACAGACAAGCTATCAAACATCGTTAGACTCCCCACGCTTCGTATTCACAACTTTGAACTGCATTGCTTTGGTTTTCACTTCGATGCTCTGCACTTCATTGGCCAGTGCGGGTCGCTTGTGCCGCTTTAACCACGATATCGATTTTTGAATGACTTCCAGACGCTGGTCCAAGGTCAATGTCAACCTCGGGTTAATCAAACTTTGCATCCACAAACTCGCTAAATCATCATTGAATAATTTTGCGGTTTTTGGACTATTTGGGCAGTAACTGTTCAATCGTTCTAAATAGGCTTGCCCAAATAGGTTGGCATTACGACTGTCCAAATAACGAATCACAACCTTAATTATTTTAAACGCTTGCTCTGCTGAGTTTTTATCTCGCGCATCCAATAACATCAGCGCTCTCAGAGCCTCTTTACGATAACGGTTATGCCACCAACTGAGCGCTAAGCGATAACCGACATATAAGCCTATCAGCGCTAGTGCCATGCCTACGATCTTCCACCCAATGGTTTGAGGCATCCAGCTAACGCTATCTGGAATAGCGACGTCGTGTAATTCGCGTAGGATATACGTACTAGGAGGCGTATGTTCAATCGACATTTAGCGTCCTCCTATTAACTTTTGTAACTGAGCGATATGATCACCTGACGTATCTAGTTCGATATAAGGCAAATGTTTCACTGCCATCAATTTAACAAGAGATTGTTTTTGGTGTGTTGCTTTCTGGGCAAGGCTTTCGCTCGCTATCTTCACTTTTGTTAAGCTATCAAGGTTGATCTGAAAACGTCCGTCCCCTACCACCCAGTTGGCGCTAGCAAGGTCTCTGGGCAAAGATTGCTCTAAAGGATCGGTCACCATAATCGCAAGAATGTCGTTATGTTGTTGAAGTTGTTTCAATTTGTCTAGGTGTTGCTCTTGGCAATCGCGCCAATCACTAATAAAAATCAGTGTTGATTGCTTCATCCTCATTCGCTTAATCCGCTCAATCCATTGGTCGAAACCGACATCCTCACTGTCAATCACATTAACGTCTAAGCTTTGATTCGCTTGTGCTAAACGCTTAAGTTGCGACAGTAAATCTGACTGAGAGCGTTGAGCTTTGGTGTGGAACAATTTCTGGTGCGCCGCTAACACGAAGCCAACCCGGTCGCCGTCTTTAAGCCCTCGCCACCCGCACACGGCAGCCACTTCTGCGGCCACGACAGATTTCATCGTAGTTTGAGAGGCAAAAAACATTGAGCTACGTTGGTCGACGCATATAATAACATTTCGATCTTTTTCTTCCGTATAGCTCCGAACATGAGGCTTGCCCGTTCGCATCGTCACTTTCCAATCAAGGTTACGAATATCATCACCGGGTTGGTAGTGACGTAGCTCTTCGAAATTCAGACCACGTCCACGGAATAAGGCGTTGTGTCTGCCCGAAAGTACGCTGCCTGCGTTCAAATGTGGAAGCAGAGAAAAGGATTCTGCTTGAGACTGGAGTCTCACCAACCCTGCGTAGTCACAGTAGAGA
It contains:
- a CDS encoding DUF4381 domain-containing protein — translated: MSIEHTPPSTYILRELHDVAIPDSVSWMPQTIGWKIVGMALALIGLYVGYRLALSWWHNRYRKEALRALMLLDARDKNSAEQAFKIIKVVIRYLDSRNANLFGQAYLERLNSYCPNSPKTAKLFNDDLASLWMQSLINPRLTLTLDQRLEVIQKSISWLKRHKRPALANEVQSIEVKTKAMQFKVVNTKRGESNDV
- a CDS encoding DUF58 domain-containing protein, which encodes MAKPIQAPKSQGLDSRLYCDYAGLVRLQSQAESFSLLPHLNAGSVLSGRHNALFRGRGLNFEELRHYQPGDDIRNLDWKVTMRTGKPHVRSYTEEKDRNVIICVDQRSSMFFASQTTMKSVVAAEVAAVCGWRGLKDGDRVGFVLAAHQKLFHTKAQRSQSDLLSQLKRLAQANQSLDVNVIDSEDVGFDQWIERIKRMRMKQSTLIFISDWRDCQEQHLDKLKQLQQHNDILAIMVTDPLEQSLPRDLASANWVVGDGRFQINLDSLTKVKIASESLAQKATHQKQSLVKLMAVKHLPYIELDTSGDHIAQLQKLIGGR